A stretch of the Thermus thermophilus genome encodes the following:
- the panC gene encoding pantoate--beta-alanine ligase, with protein MRTVSTVAELRRALPREGVGFVPTMGYLHRGHLALVERARRENPFVAVSVFVNPLQFGPGEDYHRYPRDLERDRALLEEAGVDLLFAPGVEEMYPEGFATRVQVEGPLTALWEGAVRPGHFQGVATVVARLFLLVQPQRAYFGEKDYQQLLVVRRMVRDLGFPVEVVGVPTVREEDGLALSSRNVYLSPETRRKAPVLYRALLAMREVAGRGGSVAEALRAGEEVLAGVPEFRKDYLAIVHPETLLPLSDWVAGARGIVAGRFPEARLIDNLEVYP; from the coding sequence GTGAGAACCGTGAGCACCGTGGCCGAGCTGCGCCGGGCCCTGCCCCGGGAGGGCGTGGGCTTCGTCCCCACCATGGGCTACCTCCACCGGGGGCACCTCGCCCTGGTGGAACGGGCCCGGCGGGAGAACCCCTTCGTGGCGGTCTCCGTCTTCGTCAACCCCCTCCAGTTCGGCCCCGGGGAGGACTACCACCGCTACCCTCGGGACCTGGAGCGGGACCGGGCCCTTTTGGAGGAGGCGGGGGTGGACCTCCTCTTCGCCCCCGGCGTGGAGGAGATGTACCCCGAGGGCTTCGCCACCCGGGTCCAGGTGGAGGGTCCCCTCACCGCCCTTTGGGAGGGGGCGGTGCGCCCCGGCCACTTCCAGGGGGTGGCCACGGTGGTGGCGCGGCTTTTCCTTTTGGTCCAGCCCCAAAGGGCCTACTTCGGGGAGAAGGACTACCAGCAGCTCCTCGTGGTGCGGCGGATGGTCCGGGACCTGGGCTTCCCCGTGGAGGTGGTGGGGGTGCCCACGGTGCGGGAGGAGGACGGCCTCGCCCTTTCCAGCCGCAACGTCTACCTCTCCCCCGAGACCCGCAGGAAGGCCCCCGTGCTCTACCGGGCCCTTTTGGCCATGCGGGAGGTGGCGGGGCGGGGGGGAAGCGTGGCCGAGGCGCTCCGGGCGGGGGAGGAGGTCTTGGCGGGGGTGCCCGAGTTCCGCAAGGACTACCTCGCCATCGTCCACCCCGAGACCCTCCTGCCCCTTTCCGACTGGGTCGCAGGGGCCAGGGGGATCGTGGCCGGGAGGTTCCCCGA
- the rsfS gene encoding ribosome silencing factor: protein MVKTKEAVALIQRIKELLAEKKAENVVALDLRRVSETLDYFVVASATSTPHLQALERHLLEKLEEEDLRPRPTAGQSPRWVVLDYGEVVVHLMTPEAREYYDLEGFWADAERL, encoded by the coding sequence ATGGTCAAGACCAAGGAGGCGGTAGCGCTGATCCAGCGGATCAAGGAACTCCTCGCGGAAAAGAAGGCGGAAAACGTGGTGGCCCTGGACCTGCGCCGGGTCTCGGAGACCCTGGACTACTTCGTGGTCGCCAGCGCCACCAGCACCCCCCACTTGCAGGCCCTGGAGCGGCACCTCCTGGAAAAGCTGGAGGAGGAGGACCTCCGCCCCCGGCCCACCGCGGGCCAGAGCCCCCGTTGGGTGGTCCTGGACTACGGGGAGGTGGTCGTCCACCTCATGACCCCCGAGGCCCGGGAGTACTACGACCTCGAGGGCTTCTGGGCCGACGCCGAGCGGCTTTAA
- a CDS encoding LCP family protein produces MRPRLSFFLLALALFALGGVLSWPRPAALSTSAPKRTGPVPEMGVVVAARDIDYCAPRTPCGPGSRTDTIFYVRVRGGEAVGVAVPRDLYSPLVGGKINAAYGRGGPELLKRAVEEATGLVAERHLVFTLEGVARVVDAVGGVEVYLDRPMRYVDRAANLYIDFPAGRLHLSGEEAVKYMRFRHDALGDYARLDRIKAVATQVARKAQDPRVWPALAAALREVWRELDTDLSLEEVLDYLPYARDFQVALATLPTREGAGTYLYVDEARRGELLSALFGGPPLTPPPGLPVRLRGDAGLIAWGRAFLEREGVEVWTEEAEVARSAVYATDPAVGRYYAGLFHLPVIAPHQPLAEVVVELGPDLLH; encoded by the coding sequence ATGCGTCCCCGCCTCTCCTTCTTCCTCCTCGCCTTGGCCCTTTTCGCCCTTGGGGGGGTCCTCTCCTGGCCGAGGCCCGCCGCCCTTTCCACCTCCGCCCCCAAGCGGACGGGCCCGGTGCCGGAGATGGGGGTGGTGGTGGCCGCCCGGGACATCGACTACTGCGCCCCCCGCACCCCTTGCGGCCCGGGAAGCCGGACGGACACCATCTTCTACGTCCGCGTCCGCGGGGGGGAGGCCGTGGGCGTGGCCGTTCCCCGGGACCTCTACAGCCCCCTTGTGGGCGGGAAGATCAACGCCGCCTACGGCCGGGGAGGCCCTGAGCTCTTGAAACGAGCGGTGGAGGAGGCCACGGGCCTCGTGGCGGAGCGGCACCTCGTCTTCACCCTGGAGGGGGTGGCCCGCGTGGTGGACGCCGTGGGGGGGGTGGAGGTGTACCTGGACCGCCCCATGCGCTACGTGGACCGGGCGGCGAACCTCTACATTGACTTCCCCGCCGGCAGGCTCCACCTCTCCGGGGAAGAGGCGGTGAAGTACATGCGCTTCCGCCACGATGCCCTGGGGGACTACGCTCGCCTGGACCGGATCAAGGCTGTGGCCACCCAGGTGGCCCGAAAGGCCCAGGACCCCCGGGTCTGGCCCGCCCTGGCGGCCGCCCTGCGGGAGGTGTGGCGCGAGCTGGACACCGACCTCAGCCTGGAGGAGGTTCTGGATTACCTTCCCTACGCCCGGGATTTCCAGGTGGCCCTGGCCACCCTGCCCACGCGGGAGGGGGCGGGCACCTACCTCTACGTGGACGAGGCGCGCAGGGGGGAGCTTCTTTCCGCCCTTTTCGGGGGGCCGCCCCTCACCCCGCCCCCCGGCCTCCCGGTGCGCTTGAGGGGGGACGCCGGGCTCATCGCCTGGGGCCGGGCTTTCCTGGAGCGGGAGGGGGTGGAGGTGTGGACGGAGGAGGCCGAGGTGGCCCGGAGCGCCGTTTACGCCACCGACCCGGCGGTGGGCCGTTACTACGCGGGCCTGTTCCACCTTCCCGTCATCGCCCCCCACCAGCCCTTGGCCGAGGTGGTGGTGGAGCTCGGGCCGGACCTGCTACACTAG
- the yqeK gene encoding bis(5'-nucleosyl)-tetraphosphatase (symmetrical) YqeK → MKSTVSIADLEAKVQSLVRPERMEHIRRVAELAREIARNNGLDPERAYLAGLLHDAARDLPEEELRRLAPPENEVEEAHPLALHGRAARALAASWGVRDEEVLEAIEGHVYGVDPENGIGMALYVADVSEPGRGVNGEIRELALAGRLKEAYRLAVRNKVHYLKAKKIPIHPRTLEVYHSL, encoded by the coding sequence TTGAAAAGCACGGTCTCTATCGCTGATCTGGAGGCCAAGGTCCAAAGCCTCGTCCGTCCCGAGCGCATGGAGCACATCCGCCGGGTGGCGGAGCTCGCCCGGGAGATCGCCCGCAACAACGGGCTGGACCCCGAGCGGGCTTACCTGGCGGGCCTGCTCCACGATGCCGCCCGGGACCTCCCGGAGGAGGAGCTGAGGCGCCTCGCCCCCCCGGAGAACGAGGTGGAGGAGGCCCACCCCCTCGCCCTCCACGGGCGGGCGGCCCGGGCCTTGGCCGCCTCCTGGGGGGTGCGGGACGAGGAGGTCCTCGAGGCCATCGAGGGCCACGTCTACGGCGTGGACCCCGAAAACGGGATCGGCATGGCCCTCTACGTGGCGGACGTCTCCGAGCCCGGCCGGGGGGTGAACGGGGAGATCCGAGAGCTCGCCCTGGCGGGCCGGCTTAAGGAGGCGTACCGCCTGGCGGTGCGGAACAAGGTCCACTACCTCAAGGCCAAGAAGATCCCCATCCACCCCAGGACCCTGGAGGTCTACCACAGCCTCTGA
- the nadD gene encoding nicotinate-nucleotide adenylyltransferase codes for MRIGLFGGSFDPIHLGHLLAASQAQEVLRLDRVLFVVAARPPHKVPVASAEARYEMTLLAVAEDPRFTVSRLELDRPGPSYTVDTLREARRLFPEDELFFITGADAYRDVLTWKEGERLPEYATLVAVARPGYPLEEAPLPVVPLFVPEVGISSTEIRRRLREGRSVRYWVPRAVEVYIEKHGLYR; via the coding sequence GTGCGGATCGGGCTCTTCGGGGGGAGTTTTGACCCCATCCACCTGGGTCACCTCCTGGCGGCAAGCCAAGCCCAGGAGGTTTTGCGCCTGGACCGGGTGCTCTTCGTGGTGGCGGCCCGCCCGCCCCACAAGGTCCCCGTGGCCTCTGCCGAGGCCCGCTACGAGATGACCCTCCTGGCCGTGGCGGAGGACCCGCGGTTTACGGTCTCCCGGCTGGAGCTGGACCGCCCGGGCCCGAGCTACACGGTGGACACCCTGCGCGAGGCGCGGCGCCTTTTCCCCGAGGACGAGCTCTTCTTCATTACCGGGGCCGACGCCTACCGGGACGTTCTCACCTGGAAGGAAGGGGAGCGGCTTCCCGAGTACGCCACCCTGGTGGCCGTGGCCCGGCCCGGCTACCCTTTGGAGGAGGCGCCCCTCCCGGTGGTGCCCCTCTTCGTGCCCGAGGTGGGCATCTCCAGCACCGAGATCCGCCGCCGGCTAAGGGAGGGAAGGAGCGTGCGCTACTGGGTTCCGCGCGCGGTGGAGGTGTACATTGAAAAGCACGGTCTCTATCGCTGA
- the obgE gene encoding GTPase ObgE, with protein MFQDVLVITVAAGRGGDGAVSFRREKFVPKGGPDGGDGGRGGSVYLRARGSVDSLSRLSKRIYKAEDGEHGRGSQQHGRGGADLVIEVPRGTRVFDADTGELLADLTEEGQTVLVARGGAGGRGNMHFVTPTRQAPRFAEAGEEGEKRRLRLELMLIADVGLVGYPNAGKSSLLAAMTRAHPKIAPYPFTTLSPNLGVVEVSEEERFTLADIPGIIEGASEGKGLGLEFLRHIARTRVLLYVLDAADEPLKTLETLRKEVGAYDPALLRRPSLVALNKVDLLEEEAVKALADALAREGLAVLPVSALTGTGLPALKEALHALVRSTPPPEMPKPVPRKEVQAGVEVVPVAEGVYEVRAPEVERYLARIKGDLMEAAGYLQEVFRRQGVEAALRAKGVRAGDLVRIGGLEFEYIPEV; from the coding sequence ATGTTCCAAGACGTCCTGGTGATCACCGTCGCCGCCGGTAGGGGTGGCGACGGCGCCGTTTCCTTCCGCCGGGAGAAGTTCGTTCCCAAAGGGGGGCCCGACGGGGGGGACGGGGGACGGGGAGGGTCCGTCTACCTCCGGGCCCGGGGGAGCGTGGACTCCCTTTCCCGCCTCTCCAAACGCATCTACAAGGCGGAGGACGGGGAGCACGGCCGGGGAAGCCAGCAGCACGGCCGCGGGGGGGCGGACCTCGTCATCGAGGTTCCTCGGGGGACCCGGGTCTTTGACGCCGACACTGGGGAGCTCCTCGCCGACCTCACCGAGGAGGGGCAGACGGTTCTGGTGGCCCGGGGCGGCGCGGGCGGCCGGGGCAACATGCACTTCGTCACCCCTACCCGCCAGGCTCCCCGCTTCGCCGAGGCGGGGGAAGAAGGGGAGAAGCGCAGGCTCCGGCTGGAGCTCATGCTCATCGCCGACGTGGGCCTCGTGGGCTACCCCAACGCGGGGAAGTCCAGCCTCCTCGCCGCCATGACGCGGGCCCACCCGAAGATCGCCCCCTACCCTTTCACCACCCTGAGCCCCAACCTCGGGGTGGTGGAGGTTTCCGAGGAGGAGCGCTTCACCCTGGCGGACATTCCCGGGATCATTGAGGGGGCGAGCGAGGGGAAGGGTTTGGGCCTCGAGTTCCTGCGCCACATCGCCCGCACCCGGGTCCTGCTCTACGTGCTGGACGCCGCAGACGAACCCCTTAAGACCCTGGAGACCCTCAGGAAGGAGGTCGGGGCCTACGACCCCGCCCTCCTGCGCCGGCCGAGCCTCGTGGCCCTCAACAAGGTGGACCTCCTCGAGGAGGAGGCGGTGAAGGCCCTGGCGGACGCCCTGGCCCGGGAGGGGCTCGCCGTGCTTCCCGTAAGCGCCCTCACGGGGACGGGGCTTCCTGCCCTTAAAGAGGCGCTCCACGCCCTGGTCCGTTCCACCCCCCCGCCGGAGATGCCCAAGCCCGTGCCCCGGAAGGAGGTCCAGGCCGGGGTGGAGGTGGTGCCCGTGGCCGAGGGGGTCTACGAGGTCCGGGCCCCCGAGGTGGAGCGGTACCTCGCCCGGATCAAGGGGGATTTGATGGAGGCGGCCGGATACCTGCAGGAGGTCTTCCGGCGCCAGGGGGTGGAGGCCGCCCTCCGGGCCAAGGGCGTGCGGGCGGGGGACCTGGTGCGCATCGGGGGGCTGGAGTTTGAGTACATCCCGGAGGTCTGA
- the rpmA gene encoding 50S ribosomal protein L27 encodes MAHKKGLGSTKNGRDSQAKRLGVKRYEGQVVRAGNILVRQRGTRFKPGKNVGMGRDFTLFALVDGVVEFQDRGRLGRYVHVRPLA; translated from the coding sequence ATGGCGCATAAAAAGGGTCTAGGTTCCACGAAGAACGGCCGCGACTCCCAGGCCAAGCGCCTCGGGGTCAAGCGGTACGAAGGCCAGGTGGTCCGGGCGGGCAACATCCTGGTGCGCCAGCGGGGCACCAGGTTCAAGCCCGGCAAGAACGTGGGCATGGGCCGGGACTTCACCCTCTTTGCCCTGGTGGACGGGGTGGTGGAGTTTCAGGACCGGGGCCGTCTCGGCCGGTACGTTCACGTGCGCCCCTTGGCTTAA
- the rplU gene encoding 50S ribosomal protein L21 produces the protein MFAIVKTGGKQYRVEPGLKLRVEKLDAEPGATVELPVLLLGGEKTVVGTPVVEGASVVAEVLGHGRGKKILVSKFKAKVQYRRKKGHRQPYTELLIKEIRG, from the coding sequence ATGTTCGCGATCGTGAAGACAGGCGGCAAACAGTACCGGGTAGAGCCCGGCCTTAAGCTTCGGGTGGAGAAGCTGGACGCGGAGCCCGGGGCCACCGTGGAGCTTCCCGTCCTCCTCCTGGGCGGGGAGAAGACCGTGGTGGGCACCCCGGTGGTGGAGGGGGCCAGCGTGGTGGCCGAGGTGCTGGGCCATGGCCGGGGCAAGAAGATCCTGGTTTCCAAGTTCAAGGCCAAGGTCCAGTACCGCAGGAAGAAGGGCCACCGCCAGCCCTATACCGAGCTCCTCATCAAGGAGATCCGGGGGTGA
- the secG gene encoding preprotein translocase subunit SecG, producing the protein MDLLYTLVILIYLGVAGLLVYLVLVQEPKQGAGDLMGGSADLFSARGVTGGLYRLTVILGVVFAALALVIGLWPR; encoded by the coding sequence ATGGACCTGCTCTACACCTTGGTCATCCTCATCTACCTCGGCGTGGCCGGGCTACTGGTCTACCTCGTGCTGGTGCAGGAGCCCAAGCAGGGGGCCGGGGACCTCATGGGGGGCTCGGCCGACCTCTTCTCCGCCCGGGGCGTGACGGGAGGGCTCTACCGCCTCACGGTGATCCTGGGGGTGGTTTTCGCGGCCCTGGCCTTGGTCATCGGCCTCTGGCCCCGTTGA
- a CDS encoding type II toxin-antitoxin system HicA family toxin → MKFVREDPHGLHVAIVPAHREIAVGTLRSILRQAGLTPEEFEAL, encoded by the coding sequence GTGAAGTTCGTCAGGGAAGACCCGCACGGGCTTCACGTGGCCATCGTCCCCGCCCACCGGGAAATCGCCGTGGGCACCCTGAGGAGCATCCTACGCCAGGCAGGGCTCACCCCCGAGGAGTTCGAGGCGCTTTAA
- a CDS encoding type II toxin-antitoxin system HicB family antitoxin, which yields MTRRFTAHLWREGDLWVAQCLEVDVASQGETEEEALKNLKEALELYFEPPTPERAPVVRTVEVELGPAA from the coding sequence ATGACCCGGCGCTTTACGGCCCACCTCTGGCGGGAAGGGGACCTCTGGGTGGCCCAGTGCCTCGAGGTAGACGTGGCCTCTCAGGGGGAAACCGAGGAGGAGGCCTTGAAGAACCTTAAGGAGGCCCTGGAGCTCTACTTCGAGCCTCCCACCCCGGAGCGCGCCCCCGTGGTGCGCACGGTAGAGGTGGAGCTTGGCCCCGCCGCTTAG
- the cas1 gene encoding CRISPR-associated endonuclease Cas1 yields MAEVFRPVLADRLVFRLVRRGQVKPGHFLREGEGVFLSEAGRRLVVEEWEKTLQTTYQHRALRRAVSYRTTLRLELYKLEKHLIGEQPYTPYRLR; encoded by the coding sequence GTGGCCGAGGTGTTCAGGCCCGTCCTCGCCGACCGGTTGGTCTTCCGCCTCGTGCGCAGGGGGCAGGTGAAGCCGGGGCACTTCCTCCGAGAGGGGGAAGGGGTCTTCCTCTCCGAGGCGGGAAGGAGGCTTGTAGTGGAGGAGTGGGAGAAGACCCTCCAGACCACCTACCAGCACCGCGCCTTGAGGCGGGCCGTCTCCTACAGGACCACCTTGCGCCTGGAGCTCTACAAGCTGGAAAAGCACCTGATTGGGGAACAGCCCTACACCCCCTACCGCCTGCGCTGA
- a CDS encoding winged helix-turn-helix domain-containing protein, whose translation MRLTKHQRRPRLELKLRHHPDNLHALYRESEDPVERARWHAIWLLATGHSIPQVAQTLGYSTRWVRNTLHRYNEGQPMADLRHQNPGQPPLLSPELQEAFRQALLQPHPQEGIWTIRNAALWLSERLGRPVDPRRAWTWMKRLGFAPLRPRPRHRERDVEEGEAFKKNSSSPLSS comes from the coding sequence ATGCGGCTGACCAAACACCAACGCCGCCCCCGGCTGGAACTCAAGCTGCGGCATCACCCGGACAACCTGCACGCCCTCTACCGGGAAAGCGAGGACCCCGTGGAACGCGCCCGCTGGCACGCCATCTGGCTCCTCGCCACAGGCCACTCCATCCCCCAGGTGGCCCAGACCCTGGGCTACTCCACCCGCTGGGTCCGCAACACCCTCCACCGCTACAACGAAGGCCAGCCCATGGCCGACCTCCGGCACCAAAACCCAGGCCAGCCCCCCTTGCTCTCCCCGGAGCTTCAGGAAGCCTTCCGCCAGGCCCTCCTCCAGCCCCATCCCCAGGAGGGGATATGGACGATAAGGAACGCCGCCCTGTGGCTCTCGGAGAGGCTGGGCCGTCCCGTGGACCCCAGGCGGGCCTGGACCTGGATGAAGCGCCTGGGCTTCGCCCCCCTCCGCCCCCGTCCCCGGCACCGGGAGAGGGACGTGGAAGAGGGGGAGGCCTTCAAAAAAAACTCTTCTTCACCGTTGTCCTCCTGA